The Acidicapsa acidisoli genome window below encodes:
- a CDS encoding LysR substrate-binding domain-containing protein, with product MEATHSSFGRVATAFAFIFLGLVLVAQASGHWQTDLQTEIYGSGFPCERGRPPKHVKVTVRCLRHLRGHSQLAAPSNARGHLRLGASLELLSVEAIKQCTLTAMGIAVLPEAVIANEQKRGTLVTVDWPRKPLLVYMQMFRHQDKWMSPVMSTFWNLTPSLLQGDAGKKKKKRFRKIP from the coding sequence TTCATCTTCCTCGGATTAGTTCTCGTAGCGCAGGCATCCGGACACTGGCAAACCGATCTCCAAACTGAAATATATGGATCCGGTTTCCCATGCGAGCGAGGCCGTCCACCCAAGCATGTAAAAGTGACAGTGCGGTGCCTCCGGCATCTACGCGGTCATTCACAACTCGCAGCACCGTCAAACGCACGAGGTCACCTGCGTTTAGGGGCGTCGCTCGAATTGCTGAGCGTTGAAGCAATCAAGCAGTGCACTCTGACAGCGATGGGCATTGCCGTGCTGCCGGAGGCGGTGATTGCGAACGAACAGAAGCGCGGAACGCTGGTGACTGTGGACTGGCCGAGAAAGCCTCTACTGGTTTACATGCAGATGTTCCGTCACCAAGACAAGTGGATGTCACCGGTGATGAGTACGTTTTGGAATCTGACGCCATCTCTGCTTCAGGGCGACGCAGGAAAGAAAAAGAAAAAGCGCTTCCGGAAAATACCTTAA